A window from Theobroma cacao cultivar B97-61/B2 chromosome 3, Criollo_cocoa_genome_V2, whole genome shotgun sequence encodes these proteins:
- the LOC18604579 gene encoding dnaJ homolog subfamily B member 4: MGVDYYNILKVNRHASDDDLKKAYKRLAMIWHPDKNPSYKRPEAEAKFKLISEAYDVLSDPQKRQIYDLYGEEALKSGQFPPSSSSASHSFSSTAPSPSASNPRGGGHYYNSNNNNNQRQQQPNTGSFRFNPRDAEDIYEELFGAEANGGGVGGRGNRGFREGYFRNNNGYGSSSSSSSNVEMRKAAAVENVLPCSLEELYKGSKRKMRLSRKVFDPSGKLGSLEEILTIEIKPGWKRGTKITFPEKGNEEPGIIPADVIFVIEEKPHALYKRDGNDLVVNQEITLLEALTGKTLDLITLDGRNLMIPLTDITKPGADVVVPNEGMPISKEPGRKGNLRIKLDVKYPSRLTAEQKAELRRVLGGVD; encoded by the exons ATGGGCGTCGATTATTACAATATTCTCAAAGTGAACCGCCACGCCTCCGACGACGATCTCAAGAAGGCTTACAAGAGGCTTGCCATGATTTGGCACCCCGACAAGAACCCTTCCTACAAACGACCCGAAGCCGAAGCCAAATTCAAGCTTATTTCCGAAGCCTACGATGTTTTGTCCGACCCGCAAAAACGTCAGATCTATGATCTTTACGGCGAGGAGGCTCTTAAATCCGGACAATTCCcgccttcttcttcttccgcCAGCCATTCTTTCTCTTCCACGGCACCGTCCCCGTCGGCGTCTAATCCGCGCGGAGGGGGGCATTACTacaatagtaataataataataatcagaGACAGCAGCAGCCCAATACGGGGTCGTTTCGCTTTAATCCGAGGGATGCTGAGGACATTTATGAGGAGCTGTTTGGGGCGGAAGCCAACGGTGGAGGAGTTGGTGGGAGGGGAAATAGAGGGTTTAGAGAAGGGTATTTTAGGAATAATAATGGTTATGGGAGTAGTAGCAGCAGTAGTAGCAATGTAGAAATGAGGAAAGCCGCTGCGGTGGAAAATGTGTTGCCTTGTAGCTTGGAAGAGCTTTATAAAGGTTCCAAGAGAAAAATGAGGCTTTCCAGGAAGGTTTTTGACCCTTCAGG TAAGTTGGGGTCTTTGGAGGAGATATTGACTATTGAAATAAAACCTGGTTGGAAGAGGGGCACAAAGATCACATTCCCTGAGAAGGGTAATGAGGAGCCTGGTATAATTCCTGCAGATGTTATTTTTGTGATAGAGGAGAAGCCACATGCTCTTTATAAGAGAGATGGTAATGATCTTGTTGTCAATCAGGAGATTACACTACTGGAGGCCCTCACTGGTAAGACGCTTGACCTGATTACCCTGGATGGGAGGAACCTTATGATCCCACTGACTGATATCACCAAGCCTGGTGCTGACGTTGTTGTTCCAAACGAAGGAATGCCTATCTCAAAAGAACCTGGGAGGAAGGGTAATTTGAGGATCAAATTAGATGTCAAGTACCCGTCAAGGCTAACTGCAGAACAGAAAGCTGAGCTAAGGAGAGTTTTAGGCGGTGTTGACTAA